A window of the Bacteriovorax sp. PP10 genome harbors these coding sequences:
- a CDS encoding alpha/beta fold hydrolase, which yields MDKKFIKMRDGAELYTQVKESGSPVWIIATHGIGEHLERHKYIPELFGHDFNIFQYDLRGHGRSTGRKAYIEDFALYMEDLREITKFLKEKYRMERYVLFGHSMGALISCSFIQNYVDENNYPERFIVNAPPVGAAGFLGTLVKILPTGFFNMTSEIPYSIPLKGLVDLNYLSHDPRIREEYVNDPLNAIKLESKLILELMKTSKATFSRPLRSKCPSYVSVGSGDQIVGSKDLIEYFTNVDKSFQLKVFDGAYHEIHHEIEKYRKPYFDHLKTIFNEVLFSAK from the coding sequence ATGGATAAGAAATTTATAAAGATGCGCGACGGAGCTGAGCTCTACACTCAAGTTAAGGAATCGGGAAGCCCGGTTTGGATTATCGCTACTCACGGAATCGGTGAGCACCTTGAAAGACATAAATACATACCAGAACTCTTTGGACACGACTTTAACATCTTTCAATATGATTTGAGAGGCCATGGAAGAAGTACGGGCAGAAAAGCTTATATCGAGGATTTTGCGCTTTATATGGAAGACCTTCGTGAGATCACGAAATTCCTGAAAGAAAAATATCGTATGGAAAGATACGTGCTTTTCGGTCACTCGATGGGGGCTTTAATTAGCTGCTCATTCATTCAAAATTACGTTGATGAAAATAATTACCCAGAAAGATTCATTGTGAATGCTCCTCCTGTTGGAGCGGCCGGATTTTTAGGAACTCTTGTTAAAATTCTTCCGACAGGATTTTTTAATATGACCAGTGAGATTCCATATTCAATTCCTTTAAAAGGATTGGTTGATTTGAATTACCTGTCTCACGATCCAAGAATCAGAGAAGAGTATGTTAATGATCCGCTTAATGCCATTAAGCTTGAATCAAAATTAATTTTAGAACTTATGAAAACGTCAAAGGCGACTTTCTCAAGACCATTGCGTTCGAAATGCCCAAGCTATGTTTCGGTAGGAAGTGGGGATCAGATTGTTGGAAGTAAGGATTTGATTGAGTACTTTACGAATGTGGATAAGTCGTTCCAGTTGAAAGTGTTTGATGGTGCTTACCATGAAATTCATCATGAGATTGAAAAATACAGAAAGCCGTACTTCGATCACTTGAAAACTATTTTTAATGAAGTTCTTTTTTCGGCAAAATAA
- a CDS encoding hydroxyacylglutathione hydrolase, with the protein MKVHQIFFKNTLRNFCYLIVFDDGAIYCIDPFNASEVLDFLGPDKKLTGIINTHDHCDHYSGNDELLASYPCPVYAHEKAEVPGKTHGLKDGEILYQNGSWSLSAVDTPGHTMSHMCLMLKKDGNPHALFTGDCFFNAGVGNCHNGGNVESMYKTISEIFSQYPDELLIYPGHEYLKRNLEFTMNIESDNRDAKEFLEKISTINMNEIFFVNNMQTERKINMFLRLKQHTIKQNLKLDHSDDKAVFLKLRELRNKW; encoded by the coding sequence ATGAAAGTTCACCAAATCTTCTTTAAGAATACCCTAAGAAACTTCTGCTACTTAATTGTTTTTGATGATGGAGCGATTTACTGTATTGATCCCTTCAACGCCTCGGAAGTCCTGGACTTTTTAGGGCCAGATAAAAAACTTACCGGAATTATCAATACCCATGACCATTGCGACCACTATTCTGGCAATGATGAGCTTTTAGCGAGCTATCCGTGTCCGGTTTACGCTCACGAGAAGGCCGAGGTTCCAGGAAAGACCCATGGATTAAAAGATGGGGAAATACTCTATCAAAATGGTTCGTGGAGTTTATCAGCGGTCGATACTCCGGGGCATACGATGTCTCATATGTGTTTGATGCTTAAAAAAGATGGAAACCCTCATGCGCTCTTTACTGGTGACTGCTTTTTTAATGCCGGAGTAGGAAATTGCCATAATGGCGGCAATGTTGAGAGCATGTACAAAACGATTAGTGAGATTTTCTCTCAGTATCCTGATGAACTTCTGATCTACCCGGGCCATGAGTACTTAAAAAGGAACTTGGAGTTCACGATGAATATTGAAAGTGATAATCGTGATGCTAAAGAGTTTCTAGAAAAAATCAGCACTATCAACATGAATGAAATATTTTTTGTGAATAATATGCAGACTGAACGAAAAATTAATATGTTTTTGCGTTTAAAACAGCATACGATCAAACAAAATTTGAAACTGGATCATAGTGATGATAAAGCTGTGTTTCTAAAACTGCGTGAACTACGAAATAAATGGTAA
- a CDS encoding polysaccharide deacetylase family protein, which produces MKLTSKMVLLTTMIMSSLTFAQVEIGDKQFPEDGKVYRPGQDTGFDQYKSKSLLGTKRIVLTFDDGPDAVQTPRLLDILKKYNVKATFFMLSEKFTDKNMPLIKRVAMEGHTIASHHHDHDNNNNKTESQYRAGLKDSILKVAKVMEEVNAPSREIYYRFPYGAYGSGSLSYHHFNVMKEVSQELFGDNCINFAFWDIDSLDWLKPMDQKDVIANIISNVEGGTAYNMVKGRFSGKSKKDKYTISHPMGGGVVLMHDIHARSVDTVETLLKTLKQKGIEVVNLSDVEEYSYKGKECRLLNK; this is translated from the coding sequence ATGAAATTAACTTCAAAAATGGTCCTGCTTACAACGATGATAATGTCATCACTAACTTTCGCTCAGGTAGAAATTGGCGATAAGCAATTTCCTGAAGACGGAAAAGTTTATAGACCAGGACAAGACACTGGATTTGATCAGTACAAATCTAAGTCATTACTTGGAACAAAAAGAATTGTTTTAACTTTTGATGATGGCCCAGATGCAGTTCAGACTCCAAGATTATTAGACATCTTGAAGAAGTATAACGTGAAGGCAACTTTTTTCATGCTTTCAGAAAAATTCACAGATAAAAACATGCCACTTATTAAGCGTGTTGCAATGGAAGGCCATACAATCGCCAGCCATCACCATGACCATGATAACAACAACAATAAAACTGAGTCTCAATACAGAGCAGGGTTGAAAGATTCTATTCTAAAAGTGGCGAAAGTTATGGAGGAAGTGAATGCTCCTAGTAGAGAAATCTACTACCGTTTTCCTTACGGAGCTTATGGATCAGGGTCTCTTTCTTACCACCACTTCAATGTTATGAAAGAAGTGTCTCAAGAGCTTTTTGGTGACAACTGTATTAACTTCGCATTCTGGGATATCGATTCTCTAGACTGGTTGAAGCCAATGGATCAAAAAGATGTTATTGCTAACATCATTTCAAATGTTGAAGGTGGAACAGCTTATAACATGGTGAAAGGAAGATTTTCTGGGAAATCAAAGAAAGACAAGTACACAATCTCTCATCCAATGGGTGGTGGTGTAGTTTTAATGCACGATATCCACGCTCGTTCGGTTGATACAGTAGAAACCCTTCTTAAGACGCTTAAGCAAAAAGGAATCGAAGTTGTTAATTTAAGTGACGTAGAAGAGTATTCTTACAAAGGTAAAGAGTGTCGCTTACTAAATAAGTAA
- a CDS encoding GNAT family N-acetyltransferase, with protein sequence MKIYFAKVQEWLEKLKSQQPQVCDWIGIYYKESYLENLDSTDLVLGPFVGEETEHTRISIDRGFCGMALREERTVNVADVTQDATHIACSLKTRSELVVPIADMKGKYVAELDIDCNRLNAFTPELEEFFKQAVKSFPLLEEFIPFPVDSFETPRLLIRKVTPKDINDIFEYCKNPTVARYVTWEAHQSLEDTQKFITYALESYNVGAPEPMAIILKDDPKQRVIGTVGLIPANPKNRTYELAYVIAEEQWGKGIVAEAAKPLINFCFKHFAMERLQCRCDVLNPQSSRVMEKLGMHYEGTLKASMFLKGKPRDMHMYSIVKSEFRPFL encoded by the coding sequence ATGAAGATCTATTTCGCAAAAGTTCAGGAATGGTTAGAGAAGCTTAAGTCACAACAACCTCAAGTGTGTGACTGGATTGGAATTTATTACAAAGAAAGCTATCTGGAAAATTTAGATTCTACTGACTTAGTTTTAGGACCGTTTGTTGGTGAAGAAACTGAGCACACTCGCATTTCAATTGACCGTGGTTTTTGTGGAATGGCCTTGCGTGAAGAGCGTACGGTAAATGTCGCCGATGTAACCCAAGATGCAACTCACATTGCTTGTAGTTTGAAAACGAGATCAGAGCTTGTGGTTCCGATTGCTGATATGAAAGGCAAGTATGTGGCCGAGCTGGATATTGATTGTAATAGGCTTAATGCTTTTACACCGGAGCTGGAAGAATTCTTTAAGCAGGCCGTGAAGAGCTTTCCTTTACTGGAAGAGTTCATTCCATTTCCTGTCGATTCATTTGAAACTCCTCGCTTACTTATTAGAAAAGTCACACCGAAAGATATCAATGATATTTTTGAGTACTGCAAGAATCCTACAGTGGCCCGTTATGTAACATGGGAAGCCCATCAGTCGTTAGAAGATACTCAAAAATTTATTACCTATGCACTTGAGTCTTATAACGTTGGCGCGCCGGAGCCGATGGCGATTATTTTAAAAGATGATCCGAAACAACGTGTGATTGGAACAGTAGGATTAATTCCAGCTAATCCTAAGAATCGAACTTATGAGCTTGCTTATGTGATTGCAGAAGAGCAATGGGGGAAGGGAATTGTAGCGGAAGCTGCCAAACCTTTGATCAATTTTTGTTTTAAGCATTTTGCAATGGAGAGACTTCAATGCCGTTGTGATGTCTTAAATCCGCAGAGCTCGCGAGTGATGGAAAAGCTGGGAATGCATTACGAGGGTACCCTTAAAGCGTCGATGTTCTTAAAGGGCAAACCTCGCGACATGCATATGTATTCAATTGTTAAATCAGAGTTTAGACCCTTTTTGTAA
- a CDS encoding M48 family metallopeptidase produces the protein MDHIIKNRNTVPAKFQDQITLADHQKAADYSVEKIKVAQIFHFVDLVVFLVLTLAGGLELINHVAMGFNASPIMTGLIFFGAFGLIQMILSLPQTLYTTFVIEEKYGFNKTTWKTFVSDMAKGLALSLVLGAPIIYAILWIMERLGTAWWVYAFLFLTAVQLLIVFIYPTFIAPIFNKFSPLEEGEVKNKIIDLLTRCGFKSSGLFVMDASKRSGHGNAYFTGLGKNKRIVFFDTLLSSLDAEEVEAVLAHELGHMKRKHVLKGMIKGIVLSFVGFAILGYLRNNTAFFNGHGVQTITDYMALTLFSMVAGVYTFLLTPISAYTSRKYEYEADQFASENAQASKLITALVKMYKDNASSLTPDPLFSKFYFSHPPALERVTYLEELQKGSKL, from the coding sequence ATGGATCACATCATAAAAAACAGAAATACTGTGCCTGCAAAGTTTCAAGACCAGATCACATTAGCTGATCATCAAAAAGCAGCAGACTATTCAGTTGAGAAAATTAAGGTCGCTCAAATCTTTCACTTCGTAGACTTAGTTGTCTTTTTAGTTTTAACGCTAGCTGGTGGACTAGAGTTAATCAATCATGTAGCGATGGGATTTAATGCCTCTCCTATTATGACGGGATTAATCTTCTTTGGTGCTTTTGGATTAATCCAGATGATCTTGTCATTGCCTCAAACTCTTTACACGACTTTCGTGATTGAAGAAAAATATGGTTTCAACAAAACCACATGGAAAACTTTCGTTTCTGATATGGCCAAAGGTTTGGCCCTTTCACTTGTGCTTGGTGCTCCAATCATCTACGCCATCCTTTGGATCATGGAAAGACTGGGAACTGCTTGGTGGGTTTACGCTTTCTTATTCTTAACTGCAGTGCAGTTATTAATTGTTTTTATCTATCCAACTTTCATCGCTCCCATCTTCAACAAGTTTTCTCCTCTTGAAGAAGGTGAAGTGAAAAATAAAATTATCGACCTACTGACTCGTTGTGGATTTAAAAGTTCAGGGCTCTTCGTTATGGATGCTTCAAAAAGAAGCGGACACGGAAATGCTTACTTCACAGGCCTTGGTAAAAATAAACGTATCGTATTCTTCGATACACTTCTAAGCAGCCTTGATGCCGAAGAAGTTGAAGCAGTCCTTGCTCACGAGCTTGGCCACATGAAAAGAAAACACGTTCTTAAAGGAATGATCAAAGGAATCGTTTTAAGCTTCGTTGGTTTTGCGATTCTAGGTTACTTACGAAATAATACTGCTTTCTTTAACGGTCACGGTGTTCAAACGATTACTGACTATATGGCCTTAACATTATTTTCAATGGTGGCCGGAGTTTACACTTTCTTACTAACTCCTATCTCAGCATACACCTCAAGAAAGTATGAGTATGAAGCTGACCAGTTTGCCAGCGAAAATGCCCAAGCTTCAAAGCTTATTACGGCATTAGTAAAAATGTATAAGGATAATGCGAGTTCATTAACTCCAGATCCACTTTTTAGTAAATTCTACTTCTCTCACCCACCCGCTCTTGAGCGCGTGACTTATTTAGAAGAATTACAAAAAGGGTCTAAACTCTGA
- a CDS encoding LysM peptidoglycan-binding domain-containing protein produces MAISKNKYFLLMLLASLASGNLTAQDPSTDLEEVNVYDSLNSNAGSSTPTETSSDVQMSSLEEQDDLQSLKEDIGDVVFEKDKPVQSAQDDRPSTLTTPTVMEGTAPADLSPKAGTLNATSPKGQNMVPGKDEKAEIIADESMNFDVGSEEKKLLELSKYVQHKITPKEWDDMAIKAKLEKYEVQKGDYLWKISKNLFGSGFYYSKIWSLNPQITNPHEIEPGTILAFDTGDADTFPKVTVGEFADDEIEGSKTGGTYTSSDDRNRPSWIQERKKLIDQGVYFQFASEETYDDLERLEKMQRNNEYEKYDPPLSDIMIQEPGDAYDSAGFDKSDKITFSYREGFFLNSFVTTNVVQDLGEIKATPKEAVFINKLDTIFVNFDKSTKVKPGDLFSVYTAGGEIKHAVSDRSGFLYTTTAQVKAIRKIDDVWECLIVEQSGLVQRKDRLTVYTPKIGKIAKTFSRRNVEAAIIGSYRESLSGMSFGDVVYIDRGRADGVELGNVFDVYSFIDRGTQRKITPSPTYKIGELTVINITDNFATAIITNSTTEITLGSIAVTRTQEDQARSLRLKNKDKLNDVKKIEGKALDELDVELNLDDVSQDILNKADKIQLTEDELEELERQERDKSVIKDSQRDVKELDRLESEIMDAEGSLNESKVDEDKFLEQQSLDGLEKKSKQQDPNAFESLNEIEKDIGRKYLDEDINNKENPYGLTEFDLEEVDELLNTDFKK; encoded by the coding sequence ATGGCGATTTCTAAAAATAAATACTTCTTACTGATGCTGCTAGCGAGTCTTGCAAGTGGAAACTTAACTGCACAAGACCCAAGCACTGATCTTGAAGAAGTAAATGTCTACGATTCATTAAACTCCAATGCAGGAAGTTCGACTCCGACTGAAACATCATCCGATGTACAGATGTCGAGTTTAGAAGAGCAGGATGATTTACAATCGCTAAAAGAAGATATCGGTGACGTAGTTTTTGAAAAAGATAAACCAGTTCAATCTGCTCAAGACGATAGACCAAGTACTCTTACAACTCCCACTGTAATGGAAGGAACAGCACCTGCTGATCTGTCTCCAAAAGCGGGGACGTTGAATGCTACAAGTCCGAAAGGCCAGAATATGGTGCCCGGGAAAGATGAAAAAGCGGAAATCATTGCCGATGAGTCGATGAATTTTGATGTCGGCAGTGAAGAAAAAAAATTATTAGAGTTATCAAAATACGTTCAACATAAAATCACACCAAAAGAGTGGGATGATATGGCCATTAAGGCCAAGCTTGAAAAATATGAAGTTCAAAAAGGTGACTACCTTTGGAAAATTTCTAAAAATTTATTCGGATCAGGATTTTATTATTCAAAAATCTGGTCCCTTAATCCGCAGATTACTAACCCTCATGAAATTGAACCAGGAACTATCCTCGCTTTCGATACAGGGGATGCTGACACTTTCCCAAAAGTGACTGTGGGAGAGTTTGCTGACGATGAGATTGAAGGATCGAAGACTGGTGGAACATACACGAGTTCAGACGATAGAAACCGTCCTTCTTGGATTCAAGAAAGAAAGAAGCTTATCGATCAAGGTGTTTATTTCCAATTCGCTTCAGAAGAGACGTATGACGATTTAGAGCGTCTGGAAAAAATGCAAAGAAACAATGAGTATGAAAAATACGATCCGCCTCTTTCGGATATTATGATTCAAGAGCCAGGTGACGCTTACGATAGCGCAGGGTTTGATAAGTCAGATAAAATTACCTTCAGTTACCGCGAAGGATTTTTCTTAAACTCATTTGTTACAACAAACGTTGTGCAGGATTTAGGAGAGATTAAAGCGACACCAAAAGAAGCTGTGTTCATAAATAAACTTGATACTATTTTTGTTAACTTTGATAAGTCGACAAAAGTAAAACCAGGGGATTTATTCTCAGTTTACACTGCTGGTGGAGAAATTAAGCACGCCGTGTCTGATCGTTCAGGATTTTTATACACGACGACAGCACAAGTTAAAGCGATTAGAAAAATTGATGATGTGTGGGAGTGTTTGATTGTTGAACAGTCAGGACTTGTACAAAGAAAAGATCGTCTGACAGTTTACACGCCGAAGATTGGTAAGATCGCGAAAACTTTCTCTCGTAGAAATGTTGAAGCGGCCATCATTGGAAGTTACCGTGAATCACTAAGTGGTATGTCTTTCGGAGATGTAGTTTACATTGACCGTGGACGCGCTGACGGAGTGGAGTTAGGAAACGTTTTTGATGTGTATTCTTTTATCGATCGTGGTACACAAAGAAAAATTACTCCGAGCCCTACGTATAAGATTGGTGAATTGACAGTTATTAACATCACTGACAATTTTGCGACGGCCATCATTACGAACTCTACAACTGAAATTACTTTAGGAAGTATTGCTGTAACGAGAACGCAAGAAGACCAAGCGCGCAGTCTGCGTCTTAAGAATAAAGATAAGCTGAATGATGTTAAGAAAATCGAAGGTAAAGCTCTTGATGAGTTAGACGTAGAATTAAATCTTGATGACGTAAGCCAGGATATTTTAAACAAAGCTGACAAGATTCAATTAACTGAAGACGAGCTCGAAGAATTAGAAAGACAAGAGCGCGACAAGTCAGTGATTAAAGATTCTCAGCGCGATGTTAAAGAGTTAGATCGTTTAGAGTCAGAGATAATGGATGCCGAAGGCTCTCTCAATGAATCGAAAGTGGATGAAGACAAGTTCTTAGAACAGCAAAGTTTAGATGGATTAGAGAAAAAATCTAAGCAGCAGGATCCGAACGCGTTTGAGTCATTAAATGAAATTGAGAAGGATATTGGAAGAAAGTATCTGGATGAAGATATTAACAACAAAGAGAATCCATACGGTCTGACAGAGTTTGACCTTGAAGAAGTGGATGAGTTGTTGAATACTGATTTCAAAAAATAA
- a CDS encoding tetratricopeptide repeat protein, whose product MKRNYARKAINGGLLFCSTLILTSCSSLWLHRDQTVDSALNEGAQSQHSTVSKDQYDELARKYNDLLAQSKNLKSAEVAPVVAANPNGQSKPHLAEETHIDPSELVNRIDSAIPDAPNLDGVDALATKSQTPGPAVPTSMGVKTVNNSDEIDDQISRLREVQELVKVNKFEQALVILKELEASKEKQIVVRAKMMLGDLLFNQGEFDLSSQVYEEIINKYAFSGFVIKALGKLVVCSEKLKQPEKQAKYYSLLHDFFEAS is encoded by the coding sequence GTGAAGAGGAATTATGCCAGGAAGGCCATAAATGGTGGACTGTTATTTTGCAGCACGCTGATTTTGACCTCATGTTCGTCTCTTTGGTTGCATCGCGATCAAACTGTTGACTCCGCTTTAAATGAAGGGGCACAGTCCCAACATTCTACTGTATCGAAAGATCAATATGATGAGTTGGCGCGAAAATATAACGACCTATTAGCACAATCTAAAAATTTGAAATCAGCGGAAGTTGCACCTGTTGTGGCGGCCAATCCAAATGGGCAGTCTAAACCTCATTTAGCTGAAGAAACTCATATTGATCCTTCTGAGTTAGTGAATCGTATTGATAGCGCTATTCCAGATGCACCAAACCTTGATGGGGTAGATGCTCTGGCCACTAAATCACAAACACCGGGACCTGCTGTTCCAACAAGCATGGGTGTAAAAACTGTTAATAATTCTGATGAGATCGACGATCAAATTTCGCGTTTGCGCGAAGTTCAGGAATTAGTAAAAGTGAATAAGTTTGAGCAAGCATTAGTGATCTTAAAAGAGCTTGAAGCTTCTAAGGAAAAACAAATTGTCGTAAGAGCAAAAATGATGCTTGGAGATTTATTGTTTAACCAAGGTGAGTTCGATTTATCTTCACAAGTTTATGAAGAGATTATCAACAAGTACGCTTTCTCAGGTTTTGTTATCAAAGCACTAGGGAAGTTAGTTGTTTGCAGTGAAAAATTAAAACAACCTGAGAAGCAGGCGAAATACTATTCACTACTTCATGATTTTTTTGAAGCGAGCTAA
- a CDS encoding endonuclease/exonuclease/phosphatase family protein produces MKMILSLVCVLFAMNVQAKSVEIMSYNVENLFDAKHDEGKNDWSFLPKDAPGKKEACAKEKSKYRRNECYDADWTDEKVEMKLAQITDVITKERKGLPDFLGLVEVENGEVVGRLAKKLGYDNVEITTSPDFRGVDVALLYKTSDSIKKISRAEHNVPVDYPSRNILEVEFSVDGHPLTIFVNHWPSLANPDSWRIKAAEVLATRTKEILAKNPKMAILAMGDFNTIDSNDPHPFKTVLFKDNLFTDAVVAFKEDKAVSDEAKKKLPEGSYYFPPKDQWNYLDHIFYTSELKDGTAGLKLDLPSFEVYLPSFALKELKRKAGSDDEKNHVIKMVPNRFNTEAKSRADMGFSDHFAVVVKLNYPDPAPAKVEAKKAKPAKNKKKK; encoded by the coding sequence ATGAAAATGATTCTTTCATTAGTGTGCGTACTGTTTGCCATGAATGTTCAGGCAAAATCAGTAGAGATCATGTCTTACAACGTAGAAAATCTTTTTGATGCCAAACATGACGAAGGCAAAAACGATTGGAGCTTTTTACCAAAAGATGCTCCGGGGAAAAAAGAGGCCTGCGCTAAAGAAAAAAGTAAATACAGAAGAAATGAATGTTACGACGCTGACTGGACGGATGAGAAAGTTGAAATGAAACTTGCTCAGATCACAGACGTCATCACAAAAGAAAGAAAAGGGCTTCCTGACTTTCTTGGATTGGTTGAAGTTGAAAACGGTGAAGTGGTAGGTCGTCTTGCTAAAAAGCTTGGTTATGACAATGTCGAGATCACGACGAGCCCGGATTTTCGTGGTGTAGATGTTGCTCTTTTATACAAGACAAGTGATTCAATTAAAAAAATCTCAAGAGCAGAACATAACGTTCCTGTTGATTACCCTTCAAGAAATATTTTAGAAGTAGAGTTCAGCGTTGATGGACACCCGTTAACTATTTTTGTGAACCACTGGCCGTCGCTTGCTAATCCAGATTCATGGAGAATTAAGGCCGCTGAAGTTCTAGCGACTAGAACAAAAGAGATCCTGGCAAAAAATCCGAAGATGGCGATTTTAGCGATGGGAGATTTCAATACGATTGATTCAAACGATCCACATCCATTTAAGACTGTTTTATTCAAGGACAATTTATTCACGGATGCTGTTGTAGCATTCAAAGAAGATAAAGCTGTTAGTGATGAAGCGAAGAAGAAGCTTCCAGAAGGAAGTTATTATTTTCCACCGAAAGATCAGTGGAACTATTTAGACCATATATTTTATACAAGCGAACTTAAAGACGGAACAGCTGGGCTTAAATTAGATCTTCCGAGTTTTGAAGTTTACCTTCCATCTTTTGCTTTAAAAGAATTAAAGAGAAAGGCGGGAAGTGATGATGAAAAAAATCATGTGATTAAGATGGTGCCGAATAGATTTAATACTGAAGCGAAGTCTAGAGCAGATATGGGGTTTTCGGATCACTTTGCAGTGGTTGTAAAACTTAACTATCCAGATCCAGCACCTGCTAAGGTTGAAGCGAAGAAAGCGAAACCAGCTAAAAATAAGAAGAAAAAATAA
- the bcp gene encoding thioredoxin-dependent thiol peroxidase — MSFPKVGTKAPLFTLLNQDAQEIDLKKIKDKTIVLYFYPKASTPGCTTQACGIRDVKKELAKANTVVYGISPDAPPKLKKFIEKEGLNFELLSDPEHLIAEKYGVWGLKKFMGREYMGVKRITFIIGSDGKLKHIMDDVKTKTHHDDVLSLVTAL, encoded by the coding sequence ATGAGTTTTCCCAAAGTCGGAACAAAAGCACCACTGTTCACTCTTCTTAATCAAGATGCACAGGAAATTGATTTAAAAAAGATTAAAGATAAAACCATCGTTCTCTATTTTTACCCAAAGGCCTCAACTCCAGGGTGCACAACTCAGGCGTGTGGGATCAGAGATGTAAAAAAAGAATTAGCGAAAGCTAATACTGTGGTTTACGGGATCAGCCCGGATGCTCCACCGAAACTTAAAAAATTCATTGAGAAAGAAGGTCTGAACTTTGAACTACTTTCTGACCCGGAACACTTGATTGCTGAGAAGTATGGGGTGTGGGGGCTTAAAAAATTCATGGGACGCGAGTACATGGGTGTTAAACGGATCACATTTATCATCGGATCCGATGGTAAACTCAAGCACATAATGGATGATGTCAAAACTAAGACCCACCATGACGACGTGCTTTCTCTAGTCACTGCACTTTAA
- a CDS encoding M48 family metallopeptidase produces the protein MKTKLLLASVLIFSLSCTTTPVSGHKALLLTSAATENQQGEEAYKEILTKEKVVTGTLDSKLVEEIGKRIAAVANQPDFQWEFKTLQSNEPNAFCLPGGKVAVYTAIFPYAKNEAGLATVMGHEIGHAIARHGGQRMTQQMITSGLLAGAGLTAFSKMDPTKKAIAMAALGAGVTYGITLPFSRGDETEADEIGLVLMAKAGYDPREAVNFWDRFSQAGGSAPPEFMSTHPNSEKRREHLRSLIPKVMGDYESSAKLGLGRNL, from the coding sequence ATGAAAACAAAACTGTTACTCGCTAGTGTCTTAATTTTTTCGCTTTCATGTACGACGACTCCTGTTTCAGGACATAAGGCCTTGCTTCTCACTTCTGCTGCCACAGAAAACCAACAAGGTGAAGAAGCTTACAAAGAAATCCTTACTAAAGAAAAAGTTGTTACAGGTACTCTTGATTCTAAACTCGTAGAAGAGATTGGAAAACGAATCGCTGCCGTTGCCAACCAACCAGACTTTCAATGGGAATTTAAAACTCTTCAAAGTAATGAACCCAATGCCTTCTGTCTTCCAGGTGGAAAAGTTGCGGTCTATACGGCCATTTTTCCATACGCTAAAAATGAAGCAGGACTTGCGACTGTTATGGGACACGAAATCGGTCACGCGATTGCCCGCCATGGTGGACAACGTATGACTCAACAAATGATCACAAGTGGATTACTTGCTGGAGCAGGACTGACTGCTTTTTCAAAAATGGACCCAACTAAAAAAGCTATCGCCATGGCCGCACTTGGTGCTGGTGTAACTTACGGAATCACTCTTCCCTTTTCTCGCGGGGACGAAACAGAAGCAGATGAGATTGGATTAGTGTTGATGGCAAAGGCCGGATACGATCCACGCGAAGCTGTTAACTTCTGGGACCGCTTCTCTCAAGCAGGAGGAAGTGCTCCACCTGAATTTATGTCTACTCACCCTAATAGTGAAAAACGTAGAGAGCATTTAAGATCATTAATCCCTAAAGTCATGGGTGATTATGAGTCTTCTGCAAAACTTGGATTAGGTAGAAATCTTTAA